The nucleotide sequence GTCCTGGTCTTCGTATTTACAAAGGTAAAGACGAGTTACCAAAAGTGATGGGCGGACTGGGTGTCGCAATCGTTTCCACTTCTCAAGGCCTGATGACTGATCGTGCCGCCCGCCTTGTAGGCATGGGTGGTGAGGTTATCTGCTACGTAGCTTAAGGAGCTAGGAATGTCTCGTGTAGCAAAAGCACCAGTCACTATCCCAGCTGGCGTAGAGGTGACTGTAAACGGTCAGGAAGTTACCATCAAAGGTGGTAAAGGTTCTCTGACTCGAGTTTTCAACAGCGCGGTTGCTGTTGTTGTTGAAGAAGGCGTTATCAAGTCTCAACCTGTTGAAGGCGTTGTTAACGCTTGGGCACAGGCTGGTACTGCACGCGCTTTATTAAACAACATGGTAATCGGTGTATCTCAAGGCTTTGAGAAGAAGTTGAAGTTAGTTGGTGTTGGTTACCGCGCGAAAATCGTTGGTGCTGATCTTGATCTGACTTTAGGTTTCTCTCACCCTCTGGTACACAAGCTGCCCGCTGGCGTAACAGTAGAATGTCCAACTCAGACTGACATCATCCTTCGTGGTGTTGATAAGCAAGTTGTTGGTCAAGTTGCTGCTGAGATTCGTGGTTATCGTCCACCAGAGCCTTATAAAGGCAAAGGTGTTCGTTATGACGACGAAAACGTTCGCCGTAAAGAGGCTAAGAAGAAGTAGGTAACGCGATATGGATAAGAAAACATCTCGCTTACGCCGCGCATTACGCGCCCGTAAGAAGATCCAAGAGCTAGGCGCGACACGTCTGGTTGTACATCGTACACCACGTCACATCTATGCTCAGGTGATCAATGCCGATGCCCAAGTAATTGCAGCAGCTTCTACCGCTGAAAAAGCAGTAAAAGAAGCTCTGAAATCTACCGGCAACGTAGACGCAGCTAAAGCAGTAGGTAAAGCTATTGCTGAACGCGCGATCGAAAAAGGCGTGACTGTTGTTGCCTTCGATCGTTCTGGTTTCAAGTATCACGGTCGTGTAGCTGCGCTGGCAGATGCTGCTCGTGAAGCTGGCCTCCAGTTCTAAGGGGTTATAACAATGGCTAAATTAGAAGCTCAGCAAAAAGACGATCTGCAAGAGAAATTAATTGCAGTTAATCGTGTTTCTAAAGTAGTTAAGGGTGGCCGTATCTTTAGCTTCACCGCACTGACAGTAGTGGGTGATGGCAATGGTAAGGTTGGCTTTGGCTATGGTAAAGCGCGCGAAGTTCCAGCTGCTATTCAAAAGGCAATGGAAAAAGCACGTCGTAACATGGTAACCGTTGAACTGAATAAAGGTACCCTTCACCACCCAGTGAAAGGTCGCCACTCAGGTTCACTTGTTTACATGCAACCGGCGTCAAAAGGTACCGGTATTATTGCCGGTGGCGCGATGCGTGCCGTATTGGAAGTAGCAGGCGTTCATAACGTTCTGTCAAAAGCATACGGTTCTACTAACCCGATCAACATCGTTCGCGCGACTGTAGATGCTCTGGTGCACATGAAGTCACCTGCGCAAATCGCAGCTAAGCGTGGCCTGAATGTTGATGAAATTCGGGGGTAATGCACCATGGCTACTAAAACTGTAAAAGTCACTCAGACTAAAAGTGCT is from Shewanella sp. SNU WT4 and encodes:
- the rplR gene encoding 50S ribosomal protein L18, with protein sequence MDKKTSRLRRALRARKKIQELGATRLVVHRTPRHIYAQVINADAQVIAAASTAEKAVKEALKSTGNVDAAKAVGKAIAERAIEKGVTVVAFDRSGFKYHGRVAALADAAREAGLQF
- the rpsE gene encoding 30S ribosomal protein S5; translation: MAKLEAQQKDDLQEKLIAVNRVSKVVKGGRIFSFTALTVVGDGNGKVGFGYGKAREVPAAIQKAMEKARRNMVTVELNKGTLHHPVKGRHSGSLVYMQPASKGTGIIAGGAMRAVLEVAGVHNVLSKAYGSTNPINIVRATVDALVHMKSPAQIAAKRGLNVDEIRG
- the rplF gene encoding 50S ribosomal protein L6; translated protein: MSRVAKAPVTIPAGVEVTVNGQEVTIKGGKGSLTRVFNSAVAVVVEEGVIKSQPVEGVVNAWAQAGTARALLNNMVIGVSQGFEKKLKLVGVGYRAKIVGADLDLTLGFSHPLVHKLPAGVTVECPTQTDIILRGVDKQVVGQVAAEIRGYRPPEPYKGKGVRYDDENVRRKEAKKK